In Zingiber officinale cultivar Zhangliang chromosome 1A, Zo_v1.1, whole genome shotgun sequence, a genomic segment contains:
- the LOC122031061 gene encoding calcium-dependent protein kinase 20-like, whose translation MGICYAVPVDPEMKKASSPPPPPSAGKKRKTKRMNPFSLGYHRAAAPGFAVLQCPSGRDIAARYELGRELGRGEFGTTFLCTDRATGERFACKSISKRKLRTTVDIEDARREVEIMRHLPAHPNLVSLKETYEDDGAVHLVMELCEGGELFDRIVARGRYTERAAAAVIRTIVEVVQMCHRHGVMHRDLKPENFLFGDSKENAPLKSIDFGLSQFFRPGERFTEIVGSPYYMAPEVLLRNYGPEVDVWSSGVILYILLSGAPPFWGETEHGVAEAIIRSVVDFKRDPWPKVSDYAKDLVRRMLERDPNKRLTAQQVLDHPWLQNGKKTPNVDLGENVRARFQQFSMMNKFKNKALKVMAEHLSVEEVADIKDMFESMDIDDKGKITLEEFKYGLQKLGHLVPDSDVKRLMKAAGVDGNDTLDYGEFVAISIHLKRIGNDGHLREAFRYFDQDDNGYIEIEELRGCLADDLGPNPDEVIYAIIHNVDTDKDGKISYEEFATMMKAGTDWRKASRQYSRERFTSLSSKLAKDGWMFASTGKLS comes from the exons ATGGGGATTTGCTACGCTGTTCCCGTCGATCCAGAGATGAAGAAGGCGtcttcgccgccgccgccgccgtcggcggggaagaagaggaagacgaAGAGGATGAATCCCTTCTCGCTGGGCTACCACCGCGCGGCCGCACCTGGCTTCGCCGTCCTCCAGTGCCCCAGCGGCCGCGACATCGCCGCCAGGTACGAGCTCGGCCGCGAGCTCGGCCGCGGCGAGTTCGGCACCACCTTCCTCTGCACCGACCGCGCCACCGGCGAGCGCTTCGCCTGCAAGTCCATCTCCAAGCGGAAGCTGCGCACGACGGTGGACATCGAGGACGCGCGGCGGGAGGTCGAGATCATGCGCCACCTGCCGGCGCACCCCAATCTGGTCAGCCTCAAGGAGACGTACGAAGACGACGGGGCGGTGCACCTGGTCATGGAGCTCTGCGAGGGCGGTGAGCTCTTCGACCGCATCGTCGCCAGGGGACGCTACACCGAGCGCGCCGCCGCTGCGGTCATCCGCACCATCGTGGAGGTGGTGCAGATGTGCCACCGGCACGGCGTGATGCATCGGGACCTCAAGCCGGAAAACTTCCTCTTCGGAGACAGCAAGGAGAATGCCCCTCTCAAATCAATCGACTTTGGCCTCTCCCAATTTTTCAGACCAG GCGAGCGCTTCACCGAGATTGTTGGCAGTCCCTACTACATGGCTCCTGAGGTTTTACTCAGAAACTATGGCCCTGAAGTTGATGTCTGGAGCTCAGGAGTCATCCTCTACATCTTGCTATCCGGTGCACCGCCATTTTGGGGAG AGACTGAACATGGAGTCGCGGAGGCGATCATTCGTTCGGttgttgattttaaaagagaCCCATGGCCTAAAGTTTCCGACTATGCTAAAGACCTTGTCAGACGAATGCTCGAGCGGGATCCAAACAAACGTTTAACAGCTCAACAAGTTCTCG ATCATCCTTGGTTGCAAAATGGGAAGAAGACCCCCAATGTCGATCTCGGTGAGAATGTTCGGGCACGATTTCAACAGTTTTCGATGATGAACAAGTTCAAAAACAAAGCTCTCAAG GTCATGGCGGAGCATTTGTCGGTGGAGGAAGTCGCGGACATAAAGGATATGTTCGAGAGTATGGACATTGACGACAAGGGGAAGATAACCCTCGAGGAGTTCAAATATGGCTTGCAAAAGCTCGGCCACTTGGTTCCTGATTCAGATGTTAAGAGGCTAATGAAGGCA GCTGGTGTGGATGGAAATGACACCCTCGACTATGGAGAATTCGTCGCGATCTCAATCCACCTGAAAAGGATCGGAAACGATGGTCACCTCCGTGAGGCCTTTCGATACTTTGATCAAGATGACAACGGATACATAGAGATTGAAGAGCTGAGGGGTTGCTTGGCAGATGACCTGGGTCCAAACCCTGATGAAGTAATCTACGCGATAATCCACAACGTTGACACCGATAAG GATGGGAAAATAAGCTACGAGGAGTTTGCGACGATGATGAAGGCCGGAACAGACTGGAGGAAGGCATCGAGGCAGTACTCGAGGGAGAGGTTCACATCCCTCAGCTCCAAACTCGCAAAGGATGGATGGATGTTCGCATCAACTGGGAAATTATCGTAA
- the LOC122031054 gene encoding putative pentatricopeptide repeat-containing protein At5g52630, which produces MLLPCLSRPPASLPTSPAGIADLLLSLSAARSLPKGQQLHAHLIKSGLLSSPSAALRPLSNHLITFYARCGLPLHSRAAFDDSPSPRPPAAWSSLLAALAQNGLPLPTLSAFRSLLLAGVAPSDRSLPSAAKAAAAISSTSLSSSIHALALKTPFADDVFVASSLVDMYAKSSQIADARRLFDLMPNRNVVSWSAMIYGYAESGFDTEALRLFKTALAELEPPGVNDFTYSCVIRVCSTTTLLELGSSIHGHCFKTSFDSSPFVGSSLVSLYSKCGIAEHAYKLFDEMPQRNLGAWNAILIASAQHGHTRAAFARFSEMKSAGFAPNFITFLCLLTACSHAGLVDDGKRYFALMAEHGIEAGPQHYAAVADLLSRAGRIREAVSFIEAMPIAPTESVWGALITGCRIHKDADTAAYAAGKLFETGSLSSGAHVLLSNAYSAAGRYAEAARARKAMRDRGVRKETGLSWLEAAGKVHTFVSSDRSHPRTDEIYAKLEEVERRMEEAGYVADTREVLQDVGGEEKRAAIRYHSERLAIALGLLLVAEGQPIRVMKNLRVCADCHTAIKWLTKCTPRVVVLRDNHRFHSFHQGDCSCGDYW; this is translated from the coding sequence ATGCTGCTGCCCTGCCTTTCCCGCCCGCCGGCATCGCTGCCGACTTCGCCGGCCGGCATCGCCGatctcctcctctccctctccgccGCCCGATCCCTCCCCAAAGGCCAGCAGCTCCACGCCCACCTCATCAAGTCCGGTCTCCTCTCCTCCCCATCCGCCGCACTCCGCCCACTCTCCAACCACCTCATCACCTTCTACGCCCGCTGCGGCCTCCCCCTCCACTCCCGAGCCGCCTTCGATGACTCCCCCTCCCCTCGCCCTCCTGCCGCCTGGTCCTCCCTCCTCGCCGCCCTCGCGCAGAACGGCCTCCCCCTCCCTACCCTCTCCGCCTTCCGCTCCCTCCTCCTCGCCGGCGTCGCCCCCTCTGACCGATCCCTCCCCTCCGCCGCCAAGGCCgccgctgccatatcttctacctcCCTGTCCTCCTCCATCCACGCCCTCGCTCTCAAAACCCCCTTCGCCGACGACGTCTTCGTCGCCTCTTCCCTCGTCGACATGTACGCCAAGTCTTCCCAAATCGCCGACGCCCGGCGACTGTTCGATCTGATGCCTAACCGAAACGTCGTTTCCTGGAGCGCCATGATCTACGGCTACGCGGAGTCTGGCTTCGACACCGAGGCTCTTCGCTTGTTCAAGACCGCCCTCGCCGAGCTCGAACCTCCGGGGGTCAACGACTTCACCTACTCCTGCGTCATTAGGGTTTGCAGCACGACCACCCTCCTCGAGCTCGGCTCCAGCATCCACGGCCATTGCTTCAAGACTAGCTTCGACTCCTCCCCCTTCGTCGGCAGCTCCCTCGTCTCGCTTTACTCCAAATGCGGGATCGCGGAACATGCCTACAAGCTGTTCGACGAAATGCCCCAGAGGAATCTCGGCGCCTGGAACGCAATCCTCATCGCCTCGGCCCAGCACGGCCACACACGCGCCGCCTTCGCCCGCTTCAGCGAGATGAAATCCGCCGGCTTTGCCCCAAATTTCATCACTTTCCTTTGCCTACTGACCGCCTGCAGCCACGCGGGGCTCGTCGACGACGGAAAACGCTACTTCGCCTTGATGGCGGAGCACGGCATCGAGGCAGGGCCGCAGCACTACGCGGCGGTGGCCGACCTCCTCAGCCGGGCGGGCCGCATCAGGGAGGCGGTCTCCTTCATCGAGGCGATGCCGATTGCGCCGACGGAGTCGGTCTGGGGCGCGCTCATCACCGGGTGCCGCATCCACAAGGACGCCGACACGGCGGCGTACGCGGCGGGGAAGCTGTTCGAAACAGGGTCTCTCAGCTCGGGTGCCCACGTGCTGCTATCCAACGCGTACTCTGCGGCGGGCCGGTACGCGGAGGCGGCGCGCGCGAGGAAGGCGATGCGCGACCGCGGCGTGCGCAAGGAGACGGGGCTGAGTTGGCTGGAGGCCGCCGGAAAAGTCCACACCTTCGTGTCCAGTGACAGGTCGCACCCAAGGACCGACGAAATATACGCGAAACTGGAGGAGGTGGAGCGGAGGATGGAGGAAGCCGGGTACGTGGCGGACACGAGGGAAGTCCTTCAGGACGTCGGCGGGGAGGAGAAGAGGGCGGCGATAAGGTACCACAGCGAGCGGCTGGCCATCGCGCTGGGCCTGCTCCTGGTGGCCGAGGGGCAGCCGATCAGGGTGATGAAGAACCTGAGGGTGTGCGCCGATTGCCACACGGCCATCAAGTGGCTGACCAAGTGCACGCCGCGGGTGGTGGTGCTGAGGGACAACCACCGCTTCCACAGCTTCCACCAGGGCGACTGCTCCTGTGGAGACTACTGGTGA